Part of the Mus caroli chromosome 1, CAROLI_EIJ_v1.1, whole genome shotgun sequence genome, tttcctgtcaCTGCCCTCAGACACAGGTGGAGCTCAGGCTGCTGgacatttcctagtttcccaccTTGGATTTCTTCATGCTTGGCTTTAACCAAAACCCCTTATCAGAATGTGGCACTTTTCTACCTTATCCCCTCAGGTCTCAGCAAGGTGATTGTCAAGCTTTATAAATTACTTCAAGCCATTGTTATATAACTTAGTGTGCTGTTCTTCACAGGTCAAGAAAGAAACTGGAtagtagatagacaggtagatggatggatggatggatggatggatgcatagatagatgatagatagaaaatggatagatgatggaGTATAGACAGAGAGATTGGTTGATTTATAgattatagatacatatatagatcatagatagatgatagacagttATATGATAGTGATTGTCAAGCTTTATAAATTACTTCAAGCCATTGTTATATAACTTAGTGTGCTGTTCTTCACAGGTCAAGAAAGCTTTGAGACAGGCACCGCCAAAGCCTTCCCAGTTAAGTGATTAAGATGGCACCACAACATAATGTATGTAGAAGCTGAAGTTGCTTAGCACCTTAAGTGGCTTTCTGGTAAACCTGTATACAGATGTCtacagtatatttttaataatgataCAGTAAGTATTGGTTCTATGTGttctcattttctaaaataaaacatattttatgaatagtatatattttaatattcatagcTCAGAAGTAAACTATGCCTGCCTCTAATATTAACAGGGTatagagggactggagagatggctcagaggttaagagcatggactgctcttccgaaggacctttaaatcccagcaaccacatggtagctcaaccatatgtaatgagaactgacaccctcttctggtgtgtctgaagacagctacactgtacttagatataataataaataaatctttaggccaaaGTGAGCAAGGCCCACTGGAGTGAGTGGGGCTCACCAGAGATAGTGAGGCTGTCCAGAGCAAGCAACCAtcattcccagtatccacatgatggctcacaaccatcagcacagctacagtgtgcccatatccataaaaataagtaaataaataaacaaatctttaaaaaaaacagggTGCAGAGTAAGAAGATCTTGTAATGTATatctaaatatttgaaaaaaatttaaaaactaaaattattgattttaaaaacacacattttctccttttacccAAACAAATTGGGTTGGCAAGATGGTTCGGCCAGTAAGAGTGATTGTCAAGCCTCAGGAACTGAgtctctctcaaaaaaacacagacacatgacGGAAAAAGGAAGTTAGAGCCTTTTTCTAGGCCCCAATCCTTGTAATAAAGCTAGAAATCAGAGGCCTATTCCATAGACATGAATGCTCACAGAACAATCTATCCCAGAGCCTTGGGATCAAGTTCAGGTTTGCTTGATCAAAAAGCTTTTGTTGTTACCATGTGCTGTTTAACAGCAGCATGCAAGGCATAGCTCTCAGACCCTTAGTTGCTCATAAATATTCACTTACTCCTTCCTACTGGGATCCCAAGCAGAGCCCTGAGAGTTCCTATCCAGTGCTATGCAATGTAATGTCATACTTATGACAGTACTGACCAGCCCACAGAGATACCAGTAGATCTGCTAAGGCAAACCCTCTGAAATCCTTCAGGTTGCACTACCTACAGCCTATTTCCCTTTGCCATGGCAGGAACTAGGTCCTGACGTCTGCTTGTAGCCCACTCTTATCCCCACCCCCTTGCCAACCAGATTAGTTTTGGATGCTGTCTCTTAAACTTCCTTAGTTCACTTctcaagatttttaaaacaattataaagCCTAAGGAATTTTAAGGATGATGGGTCTTGAAGAATTTCTTGttatattttctaatatctaGTATATATTTGTGCACAGAAAACATGAGCAGCAAAGGAAGGAACAATTGAAAACTTTACTCCTTCATTCAATTACTGATATGAGAGCCTTATTATGGATCTTTAATTGGGTGGGGATATAGCAACATTCAAATAGAAGTTACTAGTGTCAGGGCTGAGAGATGAAGCAGTAGTTAGGATCACTtcctgctcttggagaggacccaggtttggtccTCAGCATCTATATCAAGCAGTTCATTGCTggctgtaaatccagttccagggagacTAAGGGTGTCTAAGTTCTGTGGGTACATGTTTGCATGTTATATTATACATAAACTCATACAATACACATTTACAAAACtaacaataaataagtaagtaaagtGCCTGGTGTCACTGTGGTCTAggagaacaaaataaacatactttctttaaaagaaaaaaacaaaaggaaggataGGAAATTTGAACAAGAAGACAGAGCAGTGGAAGAGGGAATGATGGATAAGTGGATGGATCAGTGGCTGGAATGATAGGGTTTTGCTAGATGAGATTATTCAGAAGCCTGTCACTGACTGCCTGAGCAAATCCAATCAAGTCTCCTTCACATATGGATATTTTTCCTGTTATGcaaattaacattttatatgttcACCAGACATTTTTGAAACTGTGTACTACATGAGAGCCATCacctaaaaaaaaaggaaaacaaataaacaaacctgaagagcacaaagaagaaagtgatGGGAGAAGGTACAGATTCATTTTATGTACAGTGTATAATTCAGTAACATAGATCAACTTTCAAATCAGCAGGTTAGAAAGGTTACAAAATAACTTAGAAAAAGGCCTAAATATCTCATATCTCAAGTCCTTCAAATTGATACATCTAATTTGTTCTTTCAAACAATCATTTTTGTTAGAAATTCCATTTGTTCCAACAAaggatttggggtgtgtgtgtgtgtgtgtgtgtgtgtgtgtgtgtgNGNgagagagagagagagagagagagagagagagagagagagaaacatgttTGACCTGTGAAACATCTGCAAGAAGCCACATTTTCAGAGCATTCCTCCCAGAGGGAATGCTAAATAATAGGGTGGATGATTGATTTTTCAATCAGACTTTCTTGACTGTGCTCCAGGATGTCCATAGGCAACTCCAGCAGGAAAGCCTAGTTCTGCTGTGATGAAGTGTGGCATTGTATAAATATGCACAACAACAGGTGCCACACATCTGTTCTTTTGTCAATCTTGAGAGTCTATCTTtcatgaagaaacaaaaaaagccagcaagaaaagaaaagctatcaTAAACAGTTCAAATCCTAAGCTAATAATTAAACACAACTgtttttggaataggtgtgcaGTATAATTTCAACATTTATCATATTATTGAAATTGAAATAAATCCACAGAAAAACTCACAAAACCTTAAGCAAAATTTCTACCCTCTTACTTACTGCACAGGAATCTTTTCTCCTTTATGTTTTTGCTGCAAATATTCTCAAAGTAGGAACATAAGAAGTTCCGATCATCTTTAGTTTCTTCTCCACCCTTACCtgtacccccccaccccaccccacccctcaccctggTCTCATACACCTCAGTCCTGGAGGGaagtctgtcaaatctttttccaAAGCATGCCTTTTGAAAGTGTGTACACTTTCACTATGAAAAGAGTTTGTTTACTTCGAGGCCATTTCTAGTCCTGAAAGTTACAACAGCCTTCTAACTAGACTCCTATCCTCCACTCTCCCTTCCCCAATTTCCATCTCCCAGCTGCTGAAAATtgatcccctcttcctctctctctcctgtcaagGCTTTGCTAGGCATCCAGGGACTCCTTCAAACTAGTAATTTCCCAGTGTTATCCTCCCCTCCCAGTGTGAGTGGCAGATTACAGGTAAGTGTGAGAAGTCCTGGctaatattttgtttctaaaaccAGCCCGATCATGTGAGGGGTCTCCTGTAGATCCTCAGTGGCATTTCATTGTATGCTGGAAGGAAGGGACATAAGGCTCTAGTACAGTGGAGTcttatctctccagctctctgcttATCTACTGCTTTTGAATTTTTTCCATCAAACTATTAACATTACCCCCAAATGCCATTCTTCTGCCTCGTTTTGGGGGTTAGGGTTAGTGCATGTTCTGGGAGTCAAAATAAGGGCTTTGTACATAGTAAGAATATTCTCTACCTCTAAATTGCAACTGCAGCCTTGATTGTGCTTtctaaacatacatacattatctacttatgtacttatttatttattgctggaCCATCTCCCCAATTTTATTACCATCTGGGCACTCTTACTGTGCCTTCAACTCTCAGTTCAAAAGCCACTTTTGTGTATTCTGTGAATACCATCTCAAGCAGTTCACTATCCACTGCCTTGCAGGCTGGCTGAGCTCCACTACTTGTCTTTGCAGTCTGTGCTAAGCAATAATAGCTTCTTACATTGTCTCTACTCTACTTATCCTCTTAAAGAAACATAAACTGTTACCTTTTATTCACTAGTCTCCGGGAAACCTACCTCCTGTAGGTAGCTATGCAACCAGTTGGAAGAAGGAATACAGTCTTGGGCAATTGTTTTAGATGAAAGTGAAACAAATATTAAGATCTACTAGTCAATACAGTGAGACTCAGACTGCTTAATATTTATAGGGGGATACATATGAAATAAGAAATTGTAGGGAAATATAGGAAAAAATCGCTAGAAGGCTTGGTGAATGTGATTTAATGAGATTCCAAGATAGTAATAGTGTTGAAGTTGGTCTTTGCCCCGACAGAATACATACTCCTTGACTGCTAACATTTGTGCTACTGAAGAATTTGCCCAAAGACTTCAAGGTCCCATAGATATTCTCCTTTCATTTCAAAAATAGTGTTCACTTCCCTGAAGATGTCAACCGGAAAATTCTATTTGGACATACCTAAGCAGTTTTCTCTATTCTTGATTGTGTGTCTGCTTTATTGGCGTACCTCTCTGAATGACAGCTGTCTGCACTAGCTGTTCAGATACCCTAAATATCAACAACTCCAGCCGCCCTCCACTACTCTCTGATTACAAGCTCTGGTTCTGTTTTCCATAGGCAAATCCCGGCCTATGATACAATGTCATTTAGAATTTCATATTGATAGCTTTGTATATTTTCCTAATTCATCCGcctttttcagtttattttttatctGAATGGCTCTTGGCTTTCTGATACAACATTCTTAAGAGGTGTTTTCCGTTCACATTCTACAGGGTGAGTAGAATAGGCCTATTCTCACCATCCTGCCCTTAGATTCAGTATATGGCTTCTTCACCTGGTTATCTTACTATTGGTCCATACAACAACAGCATACAGCACCCTCTGCTTCTCACCCTCCCCTCTCCAGTCTCTTCTCTGCAGGTGTCATCAGCAGTCTTCATCTTAGACTTCACCTAACTTGTGCTTTCAGTCTTACCTCGCACCCGCTCATCCCTTGACATCTTTAAGCCCTTTAAGCCGTCACGTGcctctccttctgtcttcccttcGTGCTCTCCTCTATTAAACCTGCCTATCCTCTGCCTCTTTGAGGCACAAGTTCTCAAAAAGGCCTGCCTGGAGTAACTCAACTCATCCCCTTCCCTCGGTCTTCCACCCACGCCACAGTTTTACTTCCGGGCTGTATAGTAGTTTATCTATAGCTCCACGACCTTTTATCCCTGCTTGTTGCTCATCCTTCGTTTGAACCTCCACTTAGGATGCCATTCATTAGTCTCATCCCTATGGCTTCTATCcacatttccttctgtctctagaGCCATCCATTCAGGACGCAGCCTGTTTCTGCTGCctcagaaaatgaacagaaatttcAGCAAGGGAGATTAAACTGCAGGATCAGAAAAATAGATGGAAAGGTTCCATTTCTGACGAGCACTATGGGCTTCTGTCTGTTTGAGAAGAACTTGGAGATAACAAAAATTCAGATGCAAATATAATTGCACgtggcttccttcccttcctttggcTATTCTGTACCTGTCCATATGCAGCGGCTCTCCTGTTCTATTCTactgttggaatttttttttttttctgggacacCTTACTTAGTTTTCTTAACACTTAGGGAAATCATTCTGGTCAAACCCTCCAGAGAATGAGTTTCCTACTCCTACCGGCTACCTCTTTCCGCCCTCAAGAGTTATCCCTATCAGAAAATCCCATCCATTCATCTCAGGCCTGAGAACTTAAAATTTGCACCACGAAAACACTGAGATATCCCAGTACCTCCTTTGCAGGCGCCTTGAAGATCTCTCTACTTAGAAAGGGCCCAATGGGCTTTGCTCACCTAGTCAGGAGAACCTAAAGGCCACCCTTCTCGGCCAGGCTTCCTCCTCCCTTAAAGAACAACTGCAGTCCTTGATTTGTACAGGAGTGTTGCTTTCCTTAGCTCTGATtagtgggggcgggggtgggcaGATGTATATTCCTCTAAAGTGCCTCTAGTACCCTCTCATCCTTTTTGCTCCTCAGACCTCCTCTCCAAGGAGAGATTGGAAGTAGTCTGAATTGGTGATAGGGTGGGTGGAGGCTGCACAATTTATTTCTGTTACCCTTCCATCTCCCAGCTCACTCACTCTAGATCTCACATCACCCACTGTCGCAATTCCTGGATGGTTCTATTAAAAGTATACATTTTCAGCAACTGGGTCCCATTCTCTCCACTGCCCAGTCCATTGTCCTCCGAGAcccaccatgccttcccttcTGTCCCCCATGGCATGGGGCCCACGTGGGtaacctgcccacccactccaactAGTTCCAGAGCCCTCCACGACCTAGCTGGGGTAAGGTTAAGCTTCATCTCCCCGCCTGCTTCAAAGGAGCTGGCTTGTGCAGTGGCGCGCTTGGTTCCGGGCCAACAAACTTCTCCAGGACCATGCGCGCCGCCTCCCTCCTCCAGGCGGTGGTGGCTGCGGCGCCGGCCGGATTCCCGCAGAGCCGAGGGCCGCGGGCGGAGGCGAGGCAGCGGCCCTTTGCGCCGGGACCCTGACGTCCCCGCCGCGGCCGCGGCTGCGAGGACAGCCGGGGACAGCTGCTGCGCTCCGGCTGGACGCGCTGCGCACTCTGCGTGTTGAAGGAGGCACAGGGCCAGGTACTCCGGGACCAGACCCGGATCCTCCTCCGCGACAGCCTAAGCCGGGCTTGGGACCCCCGCGCGGGTCGAAGTGGGTAACTCCACTGGATACACGAGAGTCCGAGCTTGTGCGTCCTGGCTTTCACCTCTCCCTGTTACAGCATCCAACCCCAGAGACCACAGCCCCACAGCATTCGTAGCTTGCTCTGTTCGTTTACCCCTTCTTCCGTAGCTCGCGTCCCTTCCATCCGCATCAGCATCGCATACACTTCTGCTTCCCAAACCCAACCAGAAAATCCACCGAGAACTAAAGTGGAACGCGCGAGCCCGCGTGACCTGGACACACAAACACGAGCCACATTATAGCCAGCGTGTCAAAGTGGCCTGATCTGGCCAAATGCACTCGGTCCCCTCGTCTCCGCGTGGGAATGCGTAACCGCAGGTGGGCAGATTTTCCCCTCGAAATATGTGCACTTGTGCAGTACCGttgtgacattttctttaaaagcagaTGCAGGCAAATGACCAGAAATGCAGCATATGGCAGAGACCGGGCTTGTGAAAGCAACATCAAGCAAAATGTGGCAGAGCTGCGCAGCTTACCTTGGGTTGGTGTCAGAGTCCCTGGGAGGCGCGGTGGAGTCCGGACAAGGCTGCCGCACCGCCGCGGAGTGGCCCGCTCCAGCTCCCAGCGAGTGGAAGCGGGACGCATCTCTGCCCTTATTCGTCCCTTCAGTGTGACCCTCCCACTCGGTGAGCACGGAGGACTCAGCAAGACAGTCCTCAGCCAACTCATGCCCAGGTTTTCCTTGATCACACAGAGCTGGGTACTAAGTCTTTCAGGTTTCTGTTTTAATAGCAATTTCATAGCGGCAATGACAGTTGGGGGCAGACGCTTTCTCACTTCTGACTATGAAGAAGTGTCCTCAAAGTACAGTGCGGTGCAGTGCGTGGTATACATTCACAGGTAGATAATTGGCTTTTTAACAGTTgagctaaaaattaaaaaagggtatcgtgtatgttttattttgcacTTTTATTTCTTGAGTTTATCTAAAGTTAATCAAGTCAGCTTGCGTTCTAATCATCGTTCTCTATGTAGGTTTGTGCCTACATCCATAAAGCTACGTGGTGACTGTTAAATATATTATGCTTCAATAGTCTGGTGTTATAAATATCTGCCTTTTAATTCGCGATCTCTTTCAATATGTGGAGGGGGTGGGTATAGCAGTACATATACACTTACAgtaatatgtacatacatatatatatatatatatgaatatatctattcagatttatattcattcatagtaaacatacacatatatttatatagatatagtgtgtgttttttttaaacactagAATTTGGAAGATTAACCCACAGGTTAAACAACgcttaattttttttagttgtgTGTTGCCGCAGTTGGAGAGAAAATATGTACTAGTAATCCATAAGAATGGAAATCATTACCTTAGAGTGTTACCTCAAAGACATAAGTCTCACTTAGTGAGATTCACAGTCCAAAGACGACAAGACCACAGTGgcaaagattttaaaatgctcagaaagaattttaaaatagctcATTTTCACCTCTTTGGAGGGAGACCATTACAGCATCAACCAGTGGGTTTGTAACCTACCTATCAtcctaaagaaaacagaacactgAACTGTGAGAAATCGCAGACTGCCGTGAACCTCGTTTCTGTCAGAATTTCAAGCCATATAATGTGTCTCCCTCCTCATGTGCTTTCCTTCACGAATTTTTGGTTGACTGTGGAAAGAGGCCAAAGGAAAAGGCATCACACGAGTCCAGTGGCTCAGTTGCCCATTTAAAGACAGAATTCCTAAGCCTTTGCTAGGCATCTGGTGAACCTTTCCATTTGCTCAAGTTCCTAATTGAATTTGTTTCCTCATTTGtcagttatatttttatatatgcattttatgCCCAGGATTTACTGTCCAAACTATTCAATTTAGCTATTTGTATCAGATtaatactctttaaaaataaacttttaaactGTATGTCAAGCCAATGAATTTTGCTCCACTGTTTCAATAATTTATAACCTTTAAATTGCTCATGAAGTAGCTaagtacatttttgtttctttgtcacaATTCTCCTTTGCTACTTATAACACTGAACAGACAAATTCTTGGATACCTTGAGAAAGGAATGAATCAGGTTTAAAACTGTTATCAGCTATGCTCTGTGTTCTAAACACACCTGTGAAGAcagccctcttccttccttccttccttccttccttccttccttccttccttccttccttccttccttccttccttctttactaccttcctccctccctccctcccttccttccttctttccttccttccatctatccatccatctgtccttcttttttcctttcctttcttccttttttttccagaaataatTTGAACCCAGACTGCTTTTATGATCCCAACCTATTATGCCCATAGGTTTGAGGTTTTATCAAATACTTTTTGTTGAATTTTAAAGTGACTTCAGGCAGCAAGACCATGAAACCAAGCACCTTTTGTTTATCTACATCAAATACAACTATAAATGATCCCCTGGATTCTGAAGCTGCTTCTGAGGGGAAAGTAGTTGAGAGTTACTGAGGAATCTAAAAAGATTAAATTCTCACAACTTATGGAACTTCTAATATCCAGGTCACTtgattccctccccccccccaccaaccccatccctccatctcACTCTctgtataatttctttctttctgttttaagatttaaaagCACAAACTACTCCCGCCATGTATGCTTCACAGAAGATGCAGTTCCCTATTTGTGGCACATGAGATAAGTCCCATCTGAAGTGTTTCAAAGGCTTCATAGTTGTGTGCTTAGCTTACATAAACTGGACGCTTTCGGGTGGACCTTGCAATCGATCTTGATCATTTGGATAGGTTACATTTAcaatgtgtttcttttaaactTCGCTTCCCAccctcttcagtctctgctcttttcTGGGCTCTCAGCTTTGCTGCTTCTTTTACTTTTGTCCTTTAtagtcctccccaccccccgctttttttttccccaagaagaaagaatttcagcATTGCCCCCAGCTAATTTCTTAGTTACCAACCCATAAGAGTGCTCATTCTTTATTGAATTTTCAGGGCACAGCCATACATGACTCTCATGCATGCCCCGTGGAAATGGCTCAATGCATCCACAGTGTTGAACAGACCTTACTGTTGACTGTAATTACCAAACCTGACTCGCCATTGCTCAAATGCACTTTCATTATACTCTTTTCTGGGCCAGTGTCACAGTGTGCTGTCCTCATTCGTATTAATCCTAAATTAGTTCAAAGCCGGCTAGGGAAATCTACTAATTTTAAGGTCTGTTTTGGCCACTGTTTCTGCAAAGTTCTCATCCCACAGAAATTGATATTCTAAGGCTCgcctctctctttgcttcctttcctgGAAGACTCTAATTCATGACGTGTACTCAGTTTACAAGTGACTGCAGGATGGGATCACAGCTGCATCTTTCTCTTGGTTTCTTAGTCCCTCTTCCTAGGATCAGTGACACTGAGCGGAAATATGATAAAAGACAAGTGACTGGCCTAGTCATGGGGACAGCTTGGTAACATGTGTTAAGTTCTCTAGAACAATTTCATAGTAACAGAGTGGCATGC contains:
- the LOC110284975 gene encoding wiskott-Aldrich syndrome protein homolog produces the protein MPSLLSPMAWGPRGSWLVQWRAWFRANKLLQDHARRLPPPGGGGCGAGRIPAEPRAAGGGEAAALCAGTLTSPPRPRLRGQPGTAAALRLDALRTLRVEGGTGPGTPGPDPDPPPRQPKPGLGPPRGSKWVTPLDTRESELVRPGFHLSLLQHPTPETTAPQHS